ATGTCAAAGACCACCGTGACACTGGCTTCAGCCGTAGAGCGGCGACTGGCCTGATTTTGATTGACCAAATCAGGCAACCGTTCGGCCCGCATGCCCTTGGAGCTGGCCAAACCAAGGCAGAACAGCAAGGCATCAAGGATATTCGACTTGCCAGACCCATTCGGCCCTGAAATTACTGTAAACCCAGGCAGAAACGGAACCTGAGTGGTGCCGCCGAAAGATTTGAAGTGGGAGAGTTCAACACTCTTGATATGCACTGATCAATCAAACCTCGGAGCACATAGACAAATGTACTACAAACCAGCGGTGGGTGCACCCATGCCAGCCATTTAGCTTGCCGCCGCAGGCCAGCCCTCATCATCCTCAAGCGCGTTCACGGTCCATACTTGCCAGTCGTAAAGATTTCTATATGTCTCCCCAAGCCCATGGCGTGACCGGTTGCTCCCTGGCTGTAGGATGCCGTCGCCTAAGTGTAATGCCAAGCTGTCCCAATTACCACCACACTTTATGGTTTATGGCAACCGTGACTCGGGTAAGAGCCACCAACCTAAGTTCACCCCGACAGAGGCAATAATATTGGCCAGGTCAGGTTAAGAGGATGTTTGGAAAGTACCCGGCAACCTTTCTCCAGACTGGTTTCTGGCCAGCAGGGCCATACACTCTAAAATGCCTACCTTACAGGTCTTTCAGCCGAGTTTCCAAATGTCCTCTAAGAGTGTTCCAGCTCAATACTCACCCAAGGGCTGGCTGAACCGGCCAGATAGGCCGAGTTCAATAGCCTAGATCAGGATTTTTTTTTTAGATGGAATACTCTAAGCGCAGCAAACACCAGACAATAATGGAGATTGACGCGCGTTAGCATGACTTCCTGTGCCATCATCCGCCGCTGAGGAACTATCACAACCTGTGATACTCGGATTTGATCCTGGTCGTCAAAAATGTGGTCTCGCCATCATGGGGCTAGATCGAATTTTGCGCCATCGCCAAATTGTGTCGGCCAATGCAGCCCTAAAACAGATTCAAACCCTGCGCCAAGAGTTCCCCGTTTCCATTATCGTCATGGGTGATCAAACCACCGCCAAGGATTGGAAAGCCAAACTCGAA
This portion of the Halomicronema hongdechloris C2206 genome encodes:
- the ruvX gene encoding Holliday junction resolvase RuvX, which codes for MPSSAAEELSQPVILGFDPGRQKCGLAIMGLDRILRHRQIVSANAALKQIQTLRQEFPVSIIVMGDQTTAKDWKAKLETLPDAPRVMLVDERYSSLEARDRYWQMHPPQGLSRLIPKGLRNPPTAIDDIVAMLLIERYLNRLIGNE